CAAAGGCGGCCGACCCGGAGGGTTTCCCCAGGAGCCGCCGAACCCCTGCCCGTCTCCGGCGGCACGTTCCCAGGGCACGGAGCGTCTCGGAGCCGCCTCTCTCACCCCGACCCCGCTAATGCTCCCTCCCGCCTGCGCCCGGCCTGGCGGAAGGTAATTAATAAATGATGGCTCATTAATAATTCCAGCTTGGGGAGCCCCTGCGGACCCGTTCAGCGCCGAGATGGGGATATCGGGATCTTCTGGCCGGGCTGGGGAGAGGCTCCGCTGTGCCACACCGGTAGGGATGCCCCGAAAAACGCCGGGGTGCCGCCATGGGTTGGGGTTAACTCCCCCCATCTCCGGCCGAGCCAGGTTtgctggggtgggaaggggcagCGCCAAGCCCCTTCTGCCCAGCTGGGGTGGGGTTGAGGTCAGGGGGCCCCATCTcagggggattttgggggtcgATGGGGGATTGGGGGTCCCTGGTGTCCCATcttgggggggtttgggggtcgaTGGGGGATTGGGGGTCCCCAGCATCACCGCTCTGGGAGGTTTGGGGTGGATGCAGGACTTGGGGGTCCCCAGAGTCCTGTCTCCAGGGAGTTTTGGGGGGTGATGTGGGCTCGGAGGCCCCCAGTGTCCCACCTcaggggggttttgggggtcagTGTGGGCTGGGGGTTCCAAGCATCCGCCTCCGGAGGGGTCGGGCTTAATGCAGGCTCAGAGGCCCCCGACGTCCCACCTTGGGGAGATTTGGGGGTCCCTGTTGTCCTGTCTCGGGGTTCCCAGGAGTTAACAGGGGCGCAGGGGCCCCCCACATCACCCCTCagaaggggtttgggggttATTGTGGagttgggggggtccccagcaccccctcagCAGGGTGTTTTGGGAGTGGAGGGGCTGGAGTCGGCCCAGCCCCTCGGGGAAGGTCAGAGCAAGGCTGGGCCATGACGCGGCAAGTGCGGGGAgcagggcggggggctgccggctcGCCCCACACCCCCAGACCCTCGCGCttcacccccaaaccctcctcCAGAGAGGTTGCCCCCCCAAAAGAGCAGGTTTTACCCCACGGGGAGCATTTACAGGCCCAACAGGTCCTttagctgggggggggggaaggatggggacacCCCAAGGTGTGCTGCGGGGgctgaaaataaagtaattaattaaaattaatggggGGGTGTTACCTTCGGCGGAGATGGGCTCCAGGATGCCGAACTGCTTGAGGACGGCGATGAAGAGGAGGATGACCACGGCCACGGCGCACAGCTCCATGCCCTGGATGCCCATGGCCGGTGGCGGGGTGGACGGGGGGACACGCCAGCGTCGGGGTGTCCTCTGTGcccgcgggggtgggggtgcgtgcgtgtgcgtgtcccccccaccccagagaaGGACGCCCGGGGcaccccggggtgggggcgagGGTGGCGGTGAGCGGGTGCCGTCGCGGCGAGCGCTGCCTGCGCCGTCCcgtcctgccctcctcccttgGCACGGGCCCCCGCCCTCcgccccccgcctgcccccacCCCGGGCCTCGCCTCGCTTTGGTTCACTTCAGTTCGTTTcgcttcattttattttattttattttattaattcccCTTCCTCCGGTAAGGGAGTCCGGGGTCACGTAGGGGCGCCGCCCCCCGcagcacccgtgggtgcccccTTTGCCCCAGCCCGGAAAACCAGGGCAGCCCGAACCAAGCGTGGGTGGGCCTGAAAATGGGGTaaaaaaaatgttgggtttGTGTCCGTCTGCCCCCCCGGCGCCCCTTGGCATGTCCGACCCACccgggggggtggtgggaagggcCCCCCAGCGCCTGGGGGGGAAACTGAGGTGGGtgggggtgtccccagccccccaggaTGTCTGTCCTCAGTGTCCCCAAGGCTCCAGAGACGTCTGTCCTGGCCCTACGGGGTGTCTGTCCCCAGGGTCCCCAGGACGTTGGTCCCACGTGTCTGGGGGGTCCTGTCCTCACTGCCCCCGGGGTCCCCCAGGGCTGTTCCATCCCCACAGCACTCCCCGACACCAGCCCGTCCCCACGGCCCCCCGACACCATCCCGTCCCCCCAggtccccaaaccccacagccccccgacACCATCCcgtccccacagccccccgacACCATCCCGTCCCCCTGGGTCCCCAAACCCCACGGCCCCCCGACACCATCCCGTCCCCCTGGGTCCCCAAACCCCACGGCCCCCCGACACCACCCCGTCGCCCCgggtccccaaaccccacagccccctgaCACCATCCCGTCGCCCCgggtccccaaaccccacagccccccgacACCACCCCGTCCCCCCgggtccccaaaccccacagccccccgacACCATCCCGTCGCCCCgggtccccaaaccccacagccccccgacACCATCCCGTCCCCCCGGGTCCCCAAACCCCACGGCCCCTGACACCACCCCGTCGCCCCgggtccccaaaccccacagccccccgacACCATCCCGTCCCCCCGGGTCCCCAAACCCCACGGCCCCCCGACACCATCCCGTCCCCCCGGGTCCCCAAACCCCACGGCCCCTGACACCACCCCGTCGCCCCGGGTCCCCAAACCCCACGGCCCCCCGACACCACCCCATCCCCCGGGTCCCCAAACCCCACGGCCCCACGACACCACCCCGTCCCCACGGTCCCCTGACACCATCCCGTCCCCCCgggtccccaaaccccacagccccccgacACCATCCCGTCCCCCCgggtccccaaaccccacagccccccgacACCATCCCGTCCCCCCGGGTCCCCAAACCCCACGGCCCCCCGACACCATCCCGTCGCCCCGGGTCCCCAAACCCCACGGCCCCCCGACACCATCCCGTCCCCCCGGGTCCCCAAACCCCACGGCCCCCCGACACCATCCCGTCCCCCCGGGTTcccaaaccccacagccccccaacACCATCCCGTCCCCCCGGGTCCCCAAACCCCACGGCCCCCCAACACCATCCCGTCCCCACGGCCCCCCGACACCATCCCGTCCCCCCGGGTTCCCAAACCCCACGGCCCCCCGACACCACCCCGTCGCCCCGGGTCCCCAAACCCCACGGCCCCCCGACACCACCCCATCCCCCCGGGTCCCCAAACCCCATGGCCTCCTGACACCATCCCGTCCCCCCgggtcccccatccccacggcCCCCCAACACCATCCCGTCCCCACGGCCCCCCGACACCATCCCGTCCCCCTgggtccccaaaccccacagccccccgacACCACCCCGTCCCCACGGTCCCCTGACACCATCCTGTCCCCCCGGGTCCCCAAACCCCATGGCCCCCCGACACCACCCCATCCCCCCAGGTCCCCAAACCCCATGGCCTCCTGACACCATCCCGTCCCCCCGGGTCCCccgtccccacatccccccgaCACCACCCCGTCCCCACGGCCCCCCGACACCATCCCGTCCCCCTGGGTCCCCAAACCCCACGGCCCCCCGACACCATCCCGTCCCCCCAggtcccccatccccacggcCCCCCGACACCATCCCGTCCCCCTGGGTCCCCAAACCCCACGGCCCCCCGACACCACCCCGTCGCCCCGGGTCCCCAAACCCCACGGCCCCACGACACCATCCCGTCCCCCTgggtccccaaaccccacagccccccgacACCATCCCGTCCCCCCgggtccccaaaccccacagccccccgacACCACCCCGTCCCCCCAggtccccaaaccccacagcccctcaaCACCATCCCAACCCCCAGGGTCCCACGGCCCCCCGACACCATCCCGTCCCCCCAGGTCCCCcggccccacggccccccgACACCATCCCGTCCCCCTGGGTCCCCAAACCCCATGGCCCCCCGACACCACCCCGTCGCCCCGGGTCCCCAAACCCCACGGCCCCACGACACCATCCCGTCCCCCTGGGTCCCCAAACCCCATAGCCCCCCGACACCACCCCGTCCCCCCAggtccccaaaccccacagccccccaacACCATCCCAACCCCCAGGGTCCCACGGCCCCCCGACACCACCCCGTCCCCGCAGCCCCGTGACACCATCCTGTCCCCCCAGGTCCCCTGTCCCCACGGCCCCCCGACACCATCCTGTCCCCCCGGGTCCCCtgtccccacggccccccaaCACCATCCCGTCCCCCCAggtcccccatccccacggcCCCCCGACACCATCCCGTCCCCCTGGGTCCCCAAACCCCATGGCCCCCCGACACCATCCCGTCGCCCCGGGTCCCCAAACCCCACGGCCCCACGACACCATCCCGTCCCCCTGGGTCCCCAAACCCCATAGCCCCCCGACACCACCCCGTCCCCCCAggtccccaaaccccacagccccccaacACCATCCCAACCCCCAGGGTCCCACGGCCCCCTGACACCATCCCGTCCCCCCAGGTCCCCCGGCCCCACGACACCATCCCGTCCCCCTgggtccccaaaccccacagccccccaacACCATCCCAACCCCCAGGGTCCCACGGCCCCCCGACACCATCCCGTCCCCCCGGGTCCCCcggccccacggccccccgACACCATCCCGTCCCCCCAGGTTCCCcggccccacggccccccgACACCATCCCGTCCCCCTgggtccccaaaccccacagccccccaacACCATCCCAACCCCCAGGGTCCCACGGCCCCCCGACACCATCCCGTCCCCCCGGGTCCCCAaaccccgcagccccccgacACCATCCCGTCCCCCCAGGTCCCCAAACCCCACGGCCCCCCAACACCATCCCAACCCCCAGGGTCCCACGGCCCCCCGACACCATCCCGTCCCCCCGGGTCCCCCGTCCCTtcgccccccccacccctccccgtCCCTAGGAACCCCTGGGGCCGCGCGGAGGGGCGGAGCCAGATCCTGGGGGCGGGGTTTGGAGCTAGGGGCGGGGCTCCGCTCActgggggctgggctgggttctAGGGGCGAGGCTCCGCTTACCACGGGGCGGGGCTTGTGGCGGAGGGCGGGGCTCTGGTCGCGGCCCAAGGGGCGGGGCTCAGCCTCACACTCCGCCCTGCGGCCGCTTCCGCTTCCGCCGCCGCCACCGGAAGCGCTGCCCGCCGTCGCCGCTGCCGCCATGGCCTCAAGGTTACTGCGGGTGAGCGCGGCCCTGCGGCTGCTGCCTGCGGCCTCCGTCCCCGCCCGCCGCCTGGCCGTGCCCGGTGAGGGGGAGACCGGGGTGGGGACCGGGGGGTGGGGACCGGAGGAACCGGGGAGGgtgggcgggcgggcggccgcggcctCCCGGTCTGACCGCGTCGCCCCGCAGGCGGCCTCGCCAGCGACGAGGAGCAGGCGACGGGGCTGGAGCGGAAGGTGCTGGAGGCCATGAACAAGGGCCTGGTGAGTGTGGGAGGGTGTTCCTGAGTGCGGGGGGGTGtccggggggtggggtgttccTGGGGTGGGTCTCAGGGACGGGGTGTGCCGGGGGGGGTGTGCGTGTCTgggacggggtgggggaggtCAGCGGAGACCCCCTCAGGCTTGGGGCTGAGGGATGGGGTGACCCGGGGGGGCTGTCAGGGCTTgggcggaggggaggggatgggggggtgctgaggggggaggggatggggggtgctgaggctgaggggggaggggatgggggggtgctgaggggggaggggatggggggtgctgaggctgaggggggaggggatgggggggtgctgaggggggaggggatgggggggtgctgaggggggaggggatggggggtgctgaggctgaggggggaggggatggggggtgctgaggctgaggggggaggggatgggggggtgctgaggctgaggggggaggggatgggggggtgctgaggctgaggggggaggggatgggggggtgctgaggctgaggggggaggggatgggggggtgctgaggctgaggggggaggggatgggggggtgctGTGGCtgaggggggaggggatgggggggtgttgaggctgaggggggaggggatggggggtgcTGTGGCtgaggggggaggggatgggggggtgttgaggctgaggggggagggGTGACAGGGCCTGGCAGTACCCCCACTCATGCCGTCCCATccgccccccaggacccctaTAGCATGTTCCGGCCCAAGCGCTACGCGGGGACCAAGGAGGACCCCAACCTCGTCCCCTCCATCAACAAGAAGCGCATCGTGGGCTGCGTCTGTAAGTGCCCGCCCCAACCCCTCCTTCCATGTGTCTGTCCTTCTGTCCATCCatcccaccctcctcctcctccccccaggtGAAGAGGACAACAGCTGCGTCATCTGGTTCTGGCTGCACGAGGGGGAGGCCCAGCGCTGCCCCTCCTGCGGCGCCCACTACAAGCTGATCCCCCACGAGCTGCCCCACTGAGGGCCCTGCGGGGTCGGGGGGGCGCAcggacacccacccccccagcacccaccggGCATCCTCTGCACTGAGCCGAGCCCCGAGCTGAGCCCCGctgtgtggggggggggtgtgtcccCCCATAAAGAGTTTGTGTGTGGAGACCTGGACTCTGTCTgcgccgggggggcgggggcggggagcagcagcacctgtgggTGCGGGGTGGGGCCGGGCACAGGGGGTGATGGTGAGGCTGTTATGACATGGGGGTGGGAAGGTGGGGTGTCGCCCCCCCGGGAGGGGCTCACGGCCTGGGAGTGatatttggggtggggggaccccaCCTGTGCTGCCGTGGGGGGCTGGGGCTCTCTCcctgctggggagctgccatgtctgctgccccccaccccccattcaCGGACGTgtcccccccggtgcccccgcagctccctgcgctgggagggggtgggagctCTCCCGGTGCCGGGAGCTCCCGGGTGACCCTGCACCGCGGGGGGTGCCCGTTCCCTGCGCGGCCGGGGGCCTCCTCTgacccccgccccggggaggGCGGGTCCCCGGAGCGGCCCTATCTTGCCGTTGACGTTAGCGATGATGACGCCGGGCCCGCCGGCCGTGATGTCACGCCTTCCCCGCCACCCCGGGCCCGAGGGGGCGGGGCTAACTCACCGCCGTCCCTCCCTCCGCGCCGGCGCGGGGCCAATGGGAGCTGCCGGCGGCTGTGAGTGACAAGCGGGAGCGGGGGCGCCGCAGGTGACGTCCGGTGAGGGGGCGTGGCTTGTAGCGAGGGGGCGCGGCtccggcggcggccgggggcgcACGGGGACGCGGCGGGCGGGGCCTCCCCCCGTGCCACGTGACGCGGCGGGAGTGGGGGGCGTGGCGTCTTTGGCGGAGTGCGGCGGTGACGTCACCCTGTCGcagaggggcggggcggggcgcggggccgcgcGCCGGAAGCGGGGAGGCGCGCGCGGAAGGGCCggcgcgcggggcgggcgggcggccggaCAAGATGGCGGACGGGGACAGCGGCAGCGagcgcggcggcagcggcggcggcggcggcgggttcGCGACCGGCCGCGGAggcggaggggccggggccggggccggcgggggggccggcggcggcggcggcggggcgggcccggaGCAGGAGACGCAGGAGCTGGCCTCGAAGCGGCTGGACATCCAGAACAAGCGGTTCTACCTGGACGTGAAGCAGAACGCCAAGGGCCGCTTCCTCAAGATCGCCGAGGTGGGGGCGGGCGGCTCCAAGAGCCGCCTCACGCTCTCCATGGCGGTGGCCG
The sequence above is drawn from the Phalacrocorax carbo chromosome 24, bPhaCar2.1, whole genome shotgun sequence genome and encodes:
- the LOC135317149 gene encoding cytochrome c oxidase subunit 5B, mitochondrial — encoded protein: MASRLLRVSAALRLLPAASVPARRLAVPGGLASDEEQATGLERKVLEAMNKGLDPYSMFRPKRYAGTKEDPNLVPSINKKRIVGCVCEEDNSCVIWFWLHEGEAQRCPSCGAHYKLIPHELPH